A segment of the Cenarchaeum symbiosum A genome:
CATGATTCAGAGGGCCGCGAGAATGAAGTGGACATGGTGGCTGCAGCAGGGCTGGTGACGCCCGAGCATATAGCACGGATGCGCCTGCACGGCGGCGGGCTGATCTGCCTTGCGATAGGCCCCGGCCTTGCGTCGGCGCTCGGCCTGAGGTACATGCACGAGATGCTGTCAGAATCGCCCGGCTTTCCCAGGGGGATGATAATGGGACTTGCCCCGTACGGGGACCGGTCCACGTTCTCGATAACGGTCAACCATCACAGGACGTACACGGGTGTGACCGACCGGGACAGGGCGCTGACCATCTCGGAGATGGCCGGGTTGCACGGCGCGGCAGATCCCCGGGCGGAGTTTGTCTCGTCATTCAGGACGCCGGGGCACGTCCCCCTGTTGATGGCGTCAGGCGGCCTGCTCGAGGAGAGGCGGGGCCACACGGAGATGTCGGTATACCTTGCGGGGGCGGCGGGGCTCGCGCCGGCGGCGGCAATCTGCGAGATGATGGATGCCGAGACCTACACCGCGCTGTCCGCGGATAAGGCGCGCAGGTACGCGCAGGACAACGGCATTCCCTTTGTCGACGGCAGGGAGCTCATAGAGTACGCGGGGGTGCGCTGACTGAACATAGCGATAGTGGCGTCAGAGTTCAACGGCGAGGTGACCTCCCGCATGTTAGAGGTGGCCCGGGAGAAGGCCGGAACGCTCCAGCTGGAGATCCGGCATACATCGCGCGTCCCCGGCGCATTTGACATGCCGGTGATAGTCGACGCGCTGTTAAGGAGGGAGGATATCGACGGGGTCGTCACGCTTGGCGCGATAATCAAGGGCCGCACAAAGCATGACGAGCTGATAGCAAGGACCACGGCGAGATCCCTCTCTGATCTGTCCGTGCGGCACCAAAAGCCCGTCTCCCTGGGCATAAGCGGGCCCGGGATGCACGAGAGGCAGGCGCACGCAAGAATCAGGCCCGTGGCGGAGAGGGCAGTCGAGGCGGTGCTCTCCGTATATGACGAGCTCAAGAGGATCAGCCGGCCGTGCAGCTGACCGTAATCCGGATAACAGGCTACGGGCCCTGGACGCTGACTCTTGGCAGCGACAGGGAGCACGAGCTGCAGATACTCCAGGCGTCCCTTTATGCGGACCTGCAAAAGCTATTCTCGGAGAGGGGCTGCCTCGTCTTTCCAAACAGGCATGACGAGCTGTTTGCAGTGACCAGCGGGCTGGATGCGCAGGGGCACGCCGAGATACTGCAAAAGATCTCGGTGCGGGGCCCCGGCCTCACCATGGCGATAGGGCGCGCAGAAGAGCCGCTGGACGCCGACATGATGGCCCACAAGGCAAGGGAGGCAGGCGAGCTGCTCGGGGACGGGATATTTGGCCGGCCCGGCGGGCAGGATGGCCCTGTAACTATAATGCACCTTGATGTCGATGATGTCAGCTCGCAGGCAAGATCCCGGTCGCCGTACGAGGTCTCGTCGGCAATGTTCGGGCTGTACGCCCGGATGTCCTCGTTCTTTGTCGGGCACGGGGCGCTCACGTTCTTTATGGGCGGGGACAACTTTATGGTCGTCTCGGGGCCCCGGGCCAAAGGGGCGGTGCGGGGCTTTCTCGACGAGATGAACGGCACGGGCGTTATACTCAACTGCGGTATAGGGACGGGGGGCAGCGCCAGGGAGGCTGCCTGCCGTGCCACGGGGGCGCTCGACAAGATCCGCGAGATCAGGGATTCGGGTGGGAAGAAGCCGCAGGTATACGAGCTGCCATGATACTGCGAAATGTGGGCGCCCTTGTCGGCGGGGATCTCGAGTATGTCCAGTCGACTGACATACGTATAACCCGGGGGCGGTTTGGCGCGGTGCGCCCGGGGCAGGCGGGCCCCGGGGCTGCCGACTGCGAGGGGCTGCTTGCAATGCCAGGGCTGGTAAACGCGCACACGCACATAGGCGATTCAATAGCAAAGGATGCGGCGCCCCGCGGCACCGTAGATGACAAGATACACCCCGTACACGGCGCCAAGGCGAGGATACTGTCCCGCACGCGGCCCGAACACCTGGCTGCATTCATGCGGAACTCGTGCATCTCAATGATCAGGGGGGGCACCACGGCGTTTGCCGATTTCAGGGAGGGCGGGCCCGCGGGGATCGCGCTTGCAAAGCGGGCCCTTGCGGGGCTCCCGATACGGCGCCGCATCCTGGGCAGGGCGGGCCTGTACCAGGACTGGGGGCAGATCGGGCGCGACGAGGGGTTCCCGCGGGGCAGGAGGGCCGAGCTCGACAGGGTGCTCCGGGAATGCGACGGGCTGGGCATCAGCGGCGCCAACGAGAACAGCGATTCTGTGCTCCGGTCCTACTCCCGGACAAAAAAGCTCAGGGCAATACACTCGTCGGAGACGGAGCAGAGCATTGCCGCATCGAGGGCGCACACAAAGAGGTCAGAGGCGGCCCGTGCCCTGCAGCTCCGGCCGCACTTTATGGTTCACATGACGCATGCGTCGCGGGCCGACTTGCGCGCTGTGGCGCGGTCCTGCGGGATAGTGGTATGCCCCCGCGCAAATGCGGCGCTAGCCGAGGGGATCCCCGACATACACATGATGCTAAAGGAGGGCTGCCGCGTGGCGATCGGCACGGACAATGTGATGGTAAACCCGCCGGACATGTTCCGCGAGATGGACTATTTGTGGAAGGTCACCATGGCTGTGCACAAAAAGCGGATCGACCCGCGCGAGATACTCCAGATGGCCACCGTCAACGGGGGGAGCATGCTGGGGCTGGGGGCGGGCCCTATAGAAGCGGGCATGCTGGCCGACTGCATCCTCATTGAAAAGCACTCGATAGACCTTGAGCCTCTGCACGACCCGCATGCCGCGATAGTGCACAGGGCGTCGGCAGGATCGGTAAGGGCGGTGATCATAGGCGGCAGGATAGCACATGGCAGGATCTAGGGCCCGGGTGATCCTGGGCGCTGCGGCCAGCGTAGACGGGAGAATCGCCACGCGCACGGGGGACTCGGGGATCTCGTCTGCGCGAGACCTGCGGCGCGTCCACAGGCTGCGTTCGGAGGTCGACGGCATAATGGTGGGCAGGGGAACGGTCGTATCCGACGACCCGCTGCTGACGGCAAGGCACAGGGGGGGCAGGAATCCCGTGCGGATTATAATCGACCCGCTGGGGAGGCTGCCCCCGGAATCCCAGATAGCCAGGACCGCGGGGAGGATCCCGACTATAGTGGCATGTACGGGCAGGATCCCCCCCCGGAACCGACGCAGGCTCGAGGGGTTGTCAGTGGAGGTGCTCGAGGCGGGTACAGATGAGATGGACCTTTTGGTGCTTCTGCGCGCCCTTTACCGGCGGGGACTGCGGACTATATTGCTCGAGGGCGGCGCGCGCACAAACTGGGGGTTCATCGAGCGGGGGCTTGTCGACGAGATGATAATCACAATAGCGCCTGTGGTGATTGGGGGGACGGGATCGGTCCCGCTGGTGGGCGGCAGGGGGTTTGCAGGGGTGCACCGGCGGGCCTTTCGCCTGAAAGAAGCCTTGCGGCAGGGCGACGAGGTGGTCCTTCACTACGTGAAGAGGGCGCCCCGCCCGGCAAGGAATTAATACCAAGCGGGGGGCACCGGGCGCGTTGATCGACAAGTATGAGGATCCGTTCATCAGGATCGCCGTGATGATAGGCGGCGACGAGTACCTCAAGGTCGCAAGGTCGCTCCTCAAGGCAGAAGACGCCACCGACGAGGAGATTGCAAGCTCGACGGGCCTGCGGATCAACATGGTCAGAAAGGTCCTCTACGACCTGTTCGGCAAGTCGCTCATCAGCGGCGTCCGCGTCAAGGATGAAAGAAAGGGCTGGTTTGTCTACAGGTGGAGGTCCAGGCGCGAGGAGGTCGAGAGCTTCATAGAGAACCAGAAGAAAAAGATCATGGGCAGGCTGCAGCAGAGGCTCGACTATGAGAACTCGTCAGAGTTCTACCACTGCGGGAATGACGACTGCCAGCGGATCACCTTCGAGGGGGCCCTCGAGGAGATGTTCAAGTGCCCCTCGTGTGGCAAGGTACTCAACCTGAAAAAGAACGACAAGGCGAAAAAGGCGTTTGGCAAAAAGATAGACGAGATCAAAAAGGACCTGCAGCAGACGTTCTGATCAGCCGCTGCCCAGGTGCCCGGCCAGGTCGTCGGCTAGCTTCTCATAGTGCGCCCTGTCCTTCTTTACCCCCCTGAGCTTTGCATCCTCTATCTCGTGCACCTCGGCGTCGACCTTCCTTGCCATGTGCTGCAGGCGCGCCTCGGCCATCGGGAACAGCCGGTTGCTCTCCTTCCAGAGGTGCTCCGTCATGTGCTGCACGTACTCCTTCAGGTCCGCGACTAGATCCTTGCTGCCCCCGCCGGCGAGGTAGACGCGCGCCGAGGCCTCCATCCGGGCGCCTATCTCGCGCGTCTTTTCATGGTCCTGCAGCATCATGGCGACGGGCCCCTCCTCTGCCTCCATGCCCGCGCCCACCAGGGCGGGAAACAGCGAGTCCTCCTCCTTGCTGTGGTGGCAGATATCGGTAAAGTTTGTCGAAAAGTCGATCACCTGCATCAGTATTGTCCCGGGGACCTCCTTGCCCTCCTCGAGCAGGCTTGTAGTCGCCTCCATCGACTTGACCACCTTGGTTATCAGGTCGTGGTCCTTTTGGAGCGAGACGGTGGACATTCCACGGTGTATCGACCGGCAAATTTTATAATTGTTTGCGGACACACTTTGTGAGGGTTTTGGCTCTTACCTGTACCAATATCCCTTCTCCCATCCTACCGCGCGGGCAAGCCCCCTGAGCAGCGACGTGTTATCAGAGGCCATATGGATAATGCAATCCCATAACCAACAGATCCTTTGTACGGGGATCGGTTTTTGCGTCTGGCCTAAACTCTCAAGAACCAATGATCCAACAAGCTAAAATATGATTTCCTCCATTATACTACCATGCCCGATGTAGAATGCACCGTCTGCAAGATGCGGAACTATGTCCCAGAGGGGGGAAAATGCACCGAATGCCTGTACAAATCCGAAGGCAGGGGGGAGATGATGGGGCCGCGGGAGTACTTGATAGAGAGGGCCATCTCTTCTGTGCGCACCATCGTGGGGATAGAGCGCATGTCTGCCATACTAGAATATGCGTGCATGCTGCTTGAGGTGCACGGAATGTCGTCCCCGTTTGTCCTTAGAGAAGGTCGCATTGACAAGGAGGAGCTTTATCAGGCCCTGCAGGACCTCGCATGCAGGGGGCACATGGAGGTAAAGGGCCCCGTAAAAGATGACACCGGTACAGGGGTCGAGGCCCCGCAGGCCTCCAAGTACACAGAGCTTGTAAAGACGGGGCACCTTGACGGGTTGCCCGACAACATAGAATTCAGCCTGGTGGAGGAGCACTTTACCATCGATGATTCGCAGATAGGCCGCAAGATGGTACTTTTGGTAAGGGCCCTTAACTGCCATACTCCGAGAGATATACGCCGGCTTCCACTCAACCGCCACCCTCTCAAACTCACTAGAATCATGGCCGAAAGCTCTTTCAGAATTAAGGGGCTCCTGTCCGGCCCCCCCACGAAATCGCCCGAATGGCTTTGCCCTGGACCGTGGGTTGCTACTCCGTACCGGAAGGCCGGAGATGACACCCACATAAGGAGGGTTTATTGGAAGTCCAAGGGCAAGACGATGCCGTCCGTCCCTCTTGGGACACTTCATGATTTAAAGGGCATCCTCGAAAGATGGCCGGCCTTGGCCAAGCATGACTTCTCGGAAGCACATGAGGAGGCCAAAGTCTGACACGGGTCTACATTGATCCGGATCTGTATATGGACTGGATTAGAGCGAACACACCGAAAGAGAGTATCGCGTACAATACACATGGCGGAGGGGCACCAGGCGGCAGGAACTCGAATGAGCATGCGCGTGCAGCAGAAGATGTGTTTGGTATGGTTGACAGGGGGATGTACCAGCTTGCAATATCGTATATTGTCATAATGGACGTATACCACAAGCTTACCCGGCCCTACGAGCCTCCAAAGAATGGGGAAGACACGAGACCCCCGGAGGACGAGTTGAGCCGGGCCGTCGAGGAGAGCTTCAGCCTGATCGAAGATTATCTTTTTTCCCTAGGCGGCAATGCATACCGCTTCGGAAGTGGGCCTGACGGGGGAGGCGAGTATGGAATGACTGAACTGGCAAGACGGGGCATGAGACATCTACCCCCGCAACCCCGGTTAGACCCAGTAGAGGGGAGGAGTCTAAACAGCCTCCTGCCGGGAACCATGGACTATCTACACTTGCAGATTGCAGCGAAAGAATCATGTGGCATATTCTTCACACGAGACTATAAAAAACTAAACCAGGGCAGATCTTTTAATCACATGAGAATCGAGATGGTATAGATTCGAGCGCGAAAAAAATGTCCCATGGGGAATTCGCGCCCCAAACCAGCTCTTTACTGGAGACAAACTTTTGTTTCGGATGATACAGACCGGAAAATCATGGAGCCGCATGGCATTGAACAAAAGTGCGGCTACGGGATGGTGGAAACAGGATCATGCGGCAGATAAATGGGATTGTAGAACACCTGTACGAATGATCCGATATAATCATTTTTACGCCACAGGTACGGAGGAATGTGGGCAGGTCCAGGCGATCATGCCGGCGAGCTCCCGTGCGGGCGTACTCTTGGCGCAGGCGCCCGGAGCCGCATCCGGCGCAGCTTCCTGTAAGAGACCATGGGGCCGCATGCGTTCATAATGCATGGATCTTTCGGCCTGAGGTCGTCAAACCCGTGCGTGGCGCAAACACTGCAAGAAACTATCTGCGGTTTATCTTGAATTCCCGGCGGGGCTTTTGCATGGACTGGAGTATCTGCTTGAGGTGCTCGTCGGATATCTTCCCGGCCAGCCTCCCCTGTGATGCGGCGTTTATCAGGTGGCTTTCGAGCGCAGCAGCAGTCTCGGGCTTTACCATCCTTATGTTGGAGAGGCGCATCCTGGCCTGCGGCTCGAGTATCTGCTTGAGGATCGCCTCCTTCTGGGCGGACATCTCCGCCTCTCCGGGAACGTGCTCGGGCAGGGAGTCGTCGGGGTCCGTATAGCTCATCTCGTCATCAAGAGTATACCTTTAGCTGCGGGTTCGTGGCGGCCATCTCCCCGAGTATCTCGGTCGAGAGCCGGTCCAGCTTCTGCATCCCCTGCCTGGAGACTATCCTGCCCTTTTTGTCCAGCTTTTCAATGTAGCCTAGCTTTTCGAGCCCGTGCACCGCGTTGCGTATTATGGCGCCGCCCGCCTTCCGGTGGTTTGCCGCGCCGTATCCGCGGGGCTTGCCTCCCCCGTACTCGCTGCGGAGCCCGTTTATCCCTATGGGCCCGTGCAGGTAGATCTTTCTCATCAGCGAGGCGCAGCGCGTGTGCCACCAGGCCCTGTCCTGCGGGGGCTTGTCCGCGTGCACGCCCGTCTTTACAAAGGGCACCCAGTCGGGCCGGGGCAGCTCCTCCTTTTTGAGGATCTCGGCCAGCCTCCCTATGAGGACGTCTGCCGGCACGTCATGCACTTTTGCCATGGGACCGGGCATCCCTGCTAGTCTTATAAACCATCGATCCTTCGCGGCCCGGAATGCCGGCCCGGGGAAGCATCTTGCGGTTTGTGTGCCCACAAAAGCCGCACCTCACGCGGACCGACCTCTCGGGGCCCCCCACCCTGATCCTCGAGTGCACGCCGGGCGCGATAAAGCTCTTGCACTTTCTGCAGTAGGCCATCCGGAGCTCGTACGGCATCCGGACCCTGTGCCGCGTGCTTATCCTGCGCGCCATCTGCGCGTGCCGCCGCGACAGGGCAGGGTCGGTCCGCGCCAGCATGGCGGCGCTGTGCACCAGTATCTGCATTCTCTCGACGGCGATCATCCTCAGGGCGGGCTTCATGCGCGGCGAGATCCCCGGGCCCGCTTAAAAACCCCCGTCATTAGATGCAGTCAGCGGGATTTGAACCCGCGTCGCAGGGTTGGAAACCCCGTATACTGACCAAGCTATACTATGACTGCAACAGGGTGCCCTGCCCCGGATCCTACATAACTGTTTTTTCATACTCGTAGAGGATCCGCGCCAGGACCACGTGGGATTCCAGCGGGCGGCCCCCCACTGTATACGATTCGCCAAACAGCGCCCGGGCAGACTCTGAAAAGTGCCCCTTCTGGAAGCCGCCCACGACAAGGCATGTGTCGCCGTCCATCCGGGACGCCACGCCCTCGCATGTAGACGGGCTCCCCGCCGTCGAGAGCCCGATGGTCCTCTCTGCGTCGATTTTTTGGATCAGCCCTTTGAGGTCCAGCTTCTCCACTTTGAGCAGCATGTTCTCTCCCGCCATTATGGATCCCTCGAGCAGCAGCTTCTCCATGAGGCCCGCAAACCGGTGGTAGGACCGCGGCAGCCTGACGCCGCCGCCCACGCGTATCACCCTGTTTCCCGCAGTGTGGACGTATACCGCCAGCATCCCCTCGGTATACAGCGGCACGGACGTGGCCTCCAGCAGCGCAAAGTGGACAAGGTCCGGGCGGCCGCGCCTCACCTCGTCCTCCAGGCCCTTCATTGCGGCATAATGCCACGAGTTGTCCAGCAGAATCTCCCGTGGCCTCTTCCCCTCCCTTCTTGCCGACGCCCTGACCGACGGGTGCCGCGCCAGGGACTGCGGGACCAGCTCGAGCGCAGACTCGGCTATCACAAGCGAGAGGGTCACAGGGGCGGCCCCGCCGCAAATGCATCCCACCCGGGCTTGGGGGCCCCGTCTGCTCCCAGCAGGCCGGCGCCGCATATGTACCCTTCAAGCCGCTGCAGAACAAACGTGCTGTTGCCTAATGTTATCGGGCCATCGTGCCCCGGATCCTCTATCCGGCATGATCCCTCCGGCCTGTCGTGCAATCTGTACCAGGTGACAAACTCCACATCATCCCTGTTCTCGGTATAGAACGAGAGCACCTCTTTTACGAACAGCGCCTGGTCCTCCTCCGAGCCGCCGGCCTCCCCGGCGGTGCTCCAGCTTACCTCGAACAGCGCCACCCTGCCCGGGGCGAGCCCCGACATCATGTCCAGGTCCGCCGCGGCTTCCTGTGGAGTCCTGTTGATCTCGTTTAGGGGGTCGGTGGGCCGGTACGTAAACGCCACAAAGTCGCCCCCGGAGAGCTCCGAGACGGTCCCCCCGAGGTTCTTGTTCAATACATTGTGCAGCTCAAACGAGTTGCCCATCTTTACCCCGGGGTGGGCCCCCTTTACCTTCCCGTATACCTCGTCAAAGAGGCCCGCATACGTGGGTATCTCCTGCTCCCTGTGCCGGAAATACTCGTCTGTTCCCGCCGCTATTATCACAGAATCTATTATGTGGTACCTGGAGAGCACGGTATCTAGGGTATCCGCCAGGCGGCTGCCCGGTATCGACCGCAGGCCGGGATCCCCCAGCCAGTCCGGGAACGGCCCGAGTGTCCTGCCGTTAATCACCGACATATACAATGTGACCCGCATGCCGTGCCTCTCGTTTAGGCCCATTAGCGCGTCATAGCCCTCCCAGTCGTACCCGCCGGGCTCAGGCTCCAGGAGGTTCCAGAACATGTAGACGTTGCTCCTGCCCGCCCCTGCAGATGCGGCTTCTCTATACGCTTCATCGAGCTCCTGCAGTGTGACCTCGGGGCCCGGCGTGTTGATGACGAGGCCAAGGCCCGGGTCGGGGCCGTCCCCGCCGGTGCCGCCAGCCAGTATCGCAAGGGCCGCGCCGGCCGCGGCTGCCGCCCCCGCGCCGGCCAGAATTCCCCTCCTCACCATGCGGCGGGGGGCGCAGGCCGTAAAAAAAGTTGTGATGGCTAGCCCGAGGTGCAGCCGCTAAACCCGCACTCGATGCAGGTGCTGCAGCCCTCGGAGAAGACGAGGTGGTTCTTGCACGTGGGGCAGAGGTCCTCCTCCGGCACCGTCTCGGTTATGTTGAGATCGACGGTGGGCGCCTCCTCGGTCGGCCCGG
Coding sequences within it:
- a CDS encoding 3,4-dihydroxy-2-butanone 4-phosphate synthase (COG0108) — translated: MPGMPLEVAIESLKRGEFVLVHDSEGRENEVDMVAAAGLVTPEHIARMRLHGGGLICLAIGPGLASALGLRYMHEMLSESPGFPRGMIMGLAPYGDRSTFSITVNHHRTYTGVTDRDRALTISEMAGLHGAADPRAEFVSSFRTPGHVPLLMASGGLLEERRGHTEMSVYLAGAAGLAPAAAICEMMDAETYTALSADKARRYAQDNGIPFVDGRELIEYAGVR
- a CDS encoding riboflavin synthase beta chain (COG0054) — translated: MASEFNGEVTSRMLEVAREKAGTLQLEIRHTSRVPGAFDMPVIVDALLRREDIDGVVTLGAIIKGRTKHDELIARTTARSLSDLSVRHQKPVSLGISGPGMHERQAHARIRPVAERAVEAVLSVYDELKRISRPCS
- a CDS encoding GTP cyclohydrolase III (COG2429), whose amino-acid sequence is MTSGLDAQGHAEILQKISVRGPGLTMAIGRAEEPLDADMMAHKAREAGELLGDGIFGRPGGQDGPVTIMHLDVDDVSSQARSRSPYEVSSAMFGLYARMSSFFVGHGALTFFMGGDNFMVVSGPRAKGAVRGFLDEMNGTGVILNCGIGTGGSAREAACRATGALDKIREIRDSGGKKPQVYELP
- a CDS encoding cytosine deaminase (COG0402), translating into MILRNVGALVGGDLEYVQSTDIRITRGRFGAVRPGQAGPGAADCEGLLAMPGLVNAHTHIGDSIAKDAAPRGTVDDKIHPVHGAKARILSRTRPEHLAAFMRNSCISMIRGGTTAFADFREGGPAGIALAKRALAGLPIRRRILGRAGLYQDWGQIGRDEGFPRGRRAELDRVLRECDGLGISGANENSDSVLRSYSRTKKLRAIHSSETEQSIAASRAHTKRSEAARALQLRPHFMVHMTHASRADLRAVARSCGIVVCPRANAALAEGIPDIHMMLKEGCRVAIGTDNVMVNPPDMFREMDYLWKVTMAVHKKRIDPREILQMATVNGGSMLGLGAGPIEAGMLADCILIEKHSIDLEPLHDPHAAIVHRASAGSVRAVIIGGRIAHGRI
- a CDS encoding riboflavin specific deaminase (COG1985), which translates into the protein MILGAAASVDGRIATRTGDSGISSARDLRRVHRLRSEVDGIMVGRGTVVSDDPLLTARHRGGRNPVRIIIDPLGRLPPESQIARTAGRIPTIVACTGRIPPRNRRRLEGLSVEVLEAGTDEMDLLVLLRALYRRGLRTILLEGGARTNWGFIERGLVDEMIITIAPVVIGGTGSVPLVGGRGFAGVHRRAFRLKEALRQGDEVVLHYVKRAPRPARN
- a CDS encoding transcription initiation factor IIE, alpha subunit (COG1675) yields the protein MIDKYEDPFIRIAVMIGGDEYLKVARSLLKAEDATDEEIASSTGLRINMVRKVLYDLFGKSLISGVRVKDERKGWFVYRWRSRREEVESFIENQKKKIMGRLQQRLDYENSSEFYHCGNDDCQRITFEGALEEMFKCPSCGKVLNLKKNDKAKKAFGKKIDEIKKDLQQTF
- a CDS encoding conserved hypothetical protein (COG3945), whose amino-acid sequence is MSTVSLQKDHDLITKVVKSMEATTSLLEEGKEVPGTILMQVIDFSTNFTDICHHSKEEDSLFPALVGAGMEAEEGPVAMMLQDHEKTREIGARMEASARVYLAGGGSKDLVADLKEYVQHMTEHLWKESNRLFPMAEARLQHMARKVDAEVHEIEDAKLRGVKKDRAHYEKLADDLAGHLGSG
- a CDS encoding DNA-binding protein (COG2118), whose product is MSYTDPDDSLPEHVPGEAEMSAQKEAILKQILEPQARMRLSNIRMVKPETAAALESHLINAASQGRLAGKISDEHLKQILQSMQKPRREFKINRR
- a CDS encoding ribosomal protein S19E (COG2238), whose translation is MPADVLIGRLAEILKKEELPRPDWVPFVKTGVHADKPPQDRAWWHTRCASLMRKIYLHGPIGINGLRSEYGGGKPRGYGAANHRKAGGAIIRNAVHGLEKLGYIEKLDKKGRIVSRQGMQKLDRLSTEILGEMAATNPQLKVYS
- a CDS encoding RNase P subunit (COG2023); this translates as MKPALRMIAVERMQILVHSAAMLARTDPALSRRHAQMARRISTRHRVRMPYELRMAYCRKCKSFIAPGVHSRIRVGGPERSVRVRCGFCGHTNRKMLPRAGIPGREGSMVYKTSRDARSHGKSA
- a CDS encoding conserved hypothetical protein (COG1756); protein product: MTLSLVIAESALELVPQSLARHPSVRASARREGKRPREILLDNSWHYAAMKGLEDEVRRGRPDLVHFALLEATSVPLYTEGMLAVYVHTAGNRVIRVGGGVRLPRSYHRFAGLMEKLLLEGSIMAGENMLLKVEKLDLKGLIQKIDAERTIGLSTAGSPSTCEGVASRMDGDTCLVVGGFQKGHFSESARALFGESYTVGGRPLESHVVLARILYEYEKTVM